From Chryseobacterium sp. IHB B 17019, one genomic window encodes:
- a CDS encoding helix-turn-helix domain-containing protein — translation MHKILLLPFLFYIGSYLSQSVKSFYIPDSLKNKSFEQLEKSYSKEFRQDHKAIMYAYTFLEKAKKEKNVKKQFDGYFFLFTKFKKNVKYIDSIQNIINKSSNIDELSYGNYKIGDIYYNCNKYDQALSYYLKALPYAKKNNNTKEVVLIKHAIGKIKYFTYDYEEALKIFKENYNYIKNEEKEDPGNYLSILHSLAITYSAVGKYDSAYVYAEMGRSKCLLYNKKYYFKVYDLSCYIIKFYLKDYLKSVKGLKQNIDYFKKYDSTNLGISYMYLSMNFQKLNNKHEYFYYFNKMDSVQKRISFIRPELINLYKYSLQYYEKEGNKEKQIYLIDRLIGLNEVIYESNYKFSKKIHQKFDTPELLEQKEKLILNLDKRNTALYGLLGGGLLLLFIFIYLYNINRSKLKLYQVQAQKLIDTQNESSEIYKLNNSEKLEIENHVTQIPNLLFNEKNNKVKSPIPENVKQALILKLENFEKQKIFITKNITLYSLSKDFETNRDYLSKIINEIKDKSFSQYLNELRINFAITELKENKKLRLKTIAAIAEDVGFNNVESFTKAFKNVTGTLPSYYIRILRENDN, via the coding sequence ATGCATAAAATTTTGTTACTTCCTTTCCTTTTTTATATTGGCTCATACCTTTCTCAAAGTGTAAAGAGCTTTTATATTCCTGATTCCTTAAAAAATAAAAGCTTTGAACAGCTAGAGAAATCTTATAGTAAAGAATTTCGGCAAGATCATAAAGCAATAATGTATGCATATACTTTTTTAGAAAAAGCTAAAAAAGAAAAGAATGTCAAAAAACAGTTTGATGGATACTTTTTTCTTTTCACAAAATTTAAAAAGAATGTCAAATACATTGACAGCATACAAAATATCATTAATAAAAGCAGTAATATAGATGAATTATCATATGGGAATTATAAAATTGGAGATATCTATTATAATTGTAATAAATATGATCAGGCATTATCTTATTATTTAAAGGCACTTCCTTATGCAAAAAAAAATAATAATACGAAGGAAGTCGTTTTGATAAAGCATGCAATTGGAAAAATAAAATATTTCACTTATGATTATGAAGAAGCTTTAAAAATATTTAAAGAAAATTACAATTATATAAAAAACGAAGAAAAAGAAGATCCGGGTAATTATTTATCCATTTTACATAGCTTAGCAATTACATATAGTGCAGTAGGAAAGTACGATTCCGCTTATGTTTATGCAGAAATGGGTAGATCTAAATGTCTTCTTTATAATAAGAAATATTATTTTAAAGTATATGATCTTAGTTGCTATATTATTAAGTTTTACCTAAAAGACTATCTAAAGTCAGTTAAAGGGTTAAAACAAAATATTGATTATTTTAAAAAATATGACTCTACCAATCTTGGGATATCCTATATGTACCTATCTATGAATTTTCAGAAATTAAATAATAAACATGAATATTTTTATTATTTTAATAAAATGGATTCTGTACAGAAAAGAATAAGCTTTATACGTCCAGAGTTGATTAATTTATATAAATATTCCTTGCAATATTATGAAAAAGAAGGCAACAAAGAAAAACAAATTTATCTTATAGATAGACTTATAGGCCTTAATGAAGTTATATATGAATCAAATTATAAATTTTCTAAAAAGATTCATCAAAAGTTTGACACTCCTGAGCTATTAGAGCAAAAAGAAAAATTAATTTTAAATTTAGATAAACGGAATACTGCATTGTACGGGCTACTTGGTGGAGGCCTATTGTTACTTTTTATATTCATCTATTTATATAATATTAATCGGAGCAAATTGAAACTCTATCAAGTCCAGGCTCAAAAATTAATTGATACACAAAATGAAAGTTCTGAAATTTATAAATTAAATAATTCTGAGAAACTAGAGATAGAAAATCACGTAACACAAATTCCTAATCTTTTATTTAATGAAAAAAATAATAAAGTTAAAAGTCCAATTCCCGAAAATGTTAAACAAGCACTTATTCTAAAATTAGAAAATTTCGAAAAGCAAAAAATATTCATTACTAAAAATATTACATTGTATTCTTTATCTAAAGATTTTGAAACAAATAGAGACTACTTGTCTAAAATAATTAATGAAATAAAAGACAAAAGCTTTTCACAATATTTAAATGAGTTGCGTATTAATTTTGCAATTACAGAATTAAAGGAAAACAAAAAATTAAGGTTAAAAACTATAGCTGCTATTGCAGAAGATGTGGGTTTTAATAATGTAGAATCTTTTACGAAAGCATTTAAAAATGTTACAGGGACTTTACCTTCTTATTATATAAGAATTTTACGTGAGAATGATAACTGA